In the Chroococcidiopsis sp. SAG 2025 genome, one interval contains:
- a CDS encoding Rab family GTPase, translating to MIQKKICMVGAFATGKTSLVSQFVKSIYSEIYHSTVGVKIDKKLVKIAEREVNLILWDIHGEDEFQKLQMSYLRGASGYLLVVDGTRRYTLDKALSLQQRVEETLGKVPFILVLNKSDLTADWEIEDSVVDSLLQKNWTAIETSAKTATGVEEAFAKLTQQMLEAMDVSPP from the coding sequence ATGATTCAAAAAAAAATATGTATGGTCGGTGCGTTTGCTACGGGAAAAACGAGTCTAGTATCGCAATTCGTTAAAAGTATTTACTCAGAAATATACCATTCAACCGTAGGAGTAAAGATTGATAAAAAACTAGTTAAAATTGCCGAGCGAGAAGTCAATCTAATTCTGTGGGATATCCACGGTGAAGACGAGTTTCAGAAATTGCAGATGTCTTATTTAAGAGGTGCATCTGGTTATCTTCTAGTCGTAGATGGAACTCGTCGCTATACTTTAGATAAAGCATTATCTTTACAACAAAGGGTAGAAGAAACTCTCGGCAAAGTTCCCTTTATATTGGTATTGAATAAATCAGATTTAACAGCAGATTGGGAAATAGAGGATTCAGTAGTGGATAGTCTTTTACAAAAAAACTGGACGGCGATCGAGACTAGTGCTAAAACAGCTACAGGTGTAGAAGAAGCCTTTGCCAAACTCACACAACAAATGCTGGAGGCAATGGATGTCTCACCTCCCTAA
- a CDS encoding adenylate/guanylate cyclase domain-containing protein, producing MSHLPKSIVKYFQELIFESRCPAYFLVKDGYLVSWGGQLSLYGFHHLERGECVEKKILFLAGLLPFGNLPIILPCIKMESGVAAEVHIFSADEGDWILLLDARRYEHQYSILQQQGNDLSLIRQHHSRLLEQSLHDRIAANLSQELVTALEKGDRRDVTILLAKICSLNSSIEDYPPAEAIATLNSYISTIAQPLLDRGGIVSKGFGDAVTSLFGILPVTGSPAVRAIEAAIRVLETVREMSQVRQVDKCIAFGVGISIVSGSLIVGITGSQNQKTLLAVGDRMAIIEQLGFQATPNAIAIDRNTYDRIGEMQARFRRSHTIFKGIASEPIPIFTFLVA from the coding sequence ATGTCTCACCTCCCTAAATCTATAGTCAAGTACTTTCAAGAGTTAATTTTTGAAAGTCGTTGTCCGGCTTACTTTTTAGTAAAGGATGGCTATTTAGTGAGCTGGGGAGGTCAATTATCATTGTATGGTTTTCATCATCTCGAACGAGGCGAGTGTGTTGAAAAAAAGATTTTATTTTTAGCGGGATTGCTACCTTTTGGGAATTTGCCAATTATCTTACCTTGCATAAAAATGGAATCGGGAGTTGCTGCCGAGGTTCACATTTTTTCTGCGGATGAAGGCGACTGGATACTATTATTGGATGCAAGACGATACGAGCATCAGTACAGCATCCTTCAGCAACAAGGCAACGACTTGAGTTTAATTCGCCAACATCATTCTCGATTGCTAGAACAAAGCCTACACGATCGAATCGCAGCTAACTTATCGCAGGAATTAGTGACAGCATTAGAGAAAGGCGATCGCCGAGATGTGACTATTCTTTTAGCTAAGATTTGCAGCCTCAACTCCTCGATTGAAGATTACCCGCCAGCAGAAGCGATCGCCACTCTCAACTCATATATTTCCACGATCGCGCAACCGTTACTAGATCGAGGTGGGATAGTGAGTAAAGGTTTTGGGGATGCTGTAACAAGTTTGTTTGGCATACTTCCGGTGACTGGTTCGCCTGCGGTGCGCGCGATTGAAGCAGCGATCCGAGTTTTAGAGACAGTACGAGAGATGAGTCAGGTGCGGCAAGTTGATAAATGCATTGCTTTTGGTGTTGGTATCAGTATTGTTTCTGGGTCCCTGATTGTGGGTATTACTGGTAGTCAGAATCAAAAAACTTTGCTTGCTGTTGGCGATCGCATGGCAATTATAGAACAGCTAGGATTTCAAGCAACTCCTAACGCGATCGCGATCGATCGCAACACATACGATCGCATCGGTGAGATGCAAGCTCGCTTCAGGAGAAGTCATACTATATTTAAAGGCATTGCTAGCGAACCAATACCTATCTTTACGTTTTTAGTAGCATGA
- a CDS encoding HAMP domain-containing sensor histidine kinase translates to MSEESIIDELFAALNVVVLERLEYNSFKLIGTAPIWFVQFYGDTDLQQQLMPGQKFPVLDNFLIDAEAFWQKNQSGRIKSGLWTETDLSGQEFYLEASAVCLNEKKILLIASNYKEHQFLLQKARENSLNYYNLLKEIQRKEVLIHCIVHDLAGQLTGIKYCFELLSLQNLNSKAQEYLNIGKKQCQKQETLIREILDAFAAEIETLEGLGNDPQQAPDALACVLEVVNALSPVFFLNQIDLRLQIDVDKTRAWKVVGETSRLERTITNLVENAYRHSPPNSAVTIGIEEEGDFIVITVDDMGSGIEPEIATTLFQKFSQGKNSPGRIGLGLYFCRITVEQWGGSIGYKTNSQGGAQFWFRLPTVLSE, encoded by the coding sequence ATGAGCGAGGAAAGCATCATAGATGAGCTATTTGCGGCACTAAATGTCGTTGTTCTAGAACGATTGGAGTATAATTCATTCAAGCTCATCGGTACTGCACCTATCTGGTTCGTACAATTTTATGGAGATACTGACTTACAACAACAGTTGATGCCGGGACAGAAATTTCCCGTACTCGATAATTTTTTGATCGACGCAGAAGCCTTTTGGCAGAAAAATCAATCGGGAAGAATTAAATCTGGACTGTGGACGGAAACTGACTTATCAGGACAAGAATTTTATTTAGAGGCTTCAGCAGTTTGTCTAAATGAGAAAAAAATATTATTAATTGCTTCTAATTATAAAGAGCATCAGTTTCTACTCCAAAAAGCTAGAGAAAACAGTTTAAATTACTACAATTTATTAAAAGAAATTCAAAGAAAAGAAGTATTAATTCATTGTATCGTTCACGATCTAGCCGGACAGTTAACGGGAATCAAGTATTGTTTCGAGCTGCTCTCACTCCAAAACCTCAATTCTAAAGCGCAAGAATACTTAAATATCGGTAAAAAGCAGTGTCAAAAACAAGAAACATTAATTCGAGAAATTTTAGATGCTTTTGCGGCTGAAATTGAGACTTTGGAAGGGTTGGGAAACGATCCGCAACAAGCACCAGATGCGCTAGCTTGCGTTTTAGAAGTTGTGAATGCTTTATCACCAGTTTTCTTTCTCAATCAGATCGATTTACGGCTACAAATCGATGTTGATAAAACCAGAGCATGGAAAGTTGTAGGAGAAACGTCACGTCTGGAAAGAACGATAACGAATTTGGTAGAAAACGCCTACAGGCACAGTCCACCAAACTCTGCGGTGACAATTGGGATTGAAGAAGAAGGAGATTTCATAGTTATTACAGTTGACGATATGGGTTCTGGCATAGAACCAGAAATCGCTACAACTTTATTTCAAAAGTTTTCCCAAGGCAAAAATAGCCCGGGAAGAATTGGCTTAGGGCTATATTTCTGTAGAATTACAGTAGAGCAATGGGGTGGAAGTATCGGCTACAAAACCAATTCTCAAGGGGGAGCGCAGTTTTGGTTCCGCTTGCCGACAGTACTGAGCGAATAG
- a CDS encoding chlorophyll a/b-binding protein, with protein sequence METRETRPATDVPPVAKAYNGVDRNAFIFGLNPQAELWNGRLAMIGFLAYLIWDLAGYSVLRDVLHLIGY encoded by the coding sequence ATGGAAACTCGCGAAACTCGTCCAGCTACAGATGTACCACCAGTTGCTAAAGCGTACAATGGCGTAGACAGAAACGCATTCATCTTTGGGTTGAATCCTCAAGCCGAGCTGTGGAACGGACGTTTGGCAATGATTGGATTTCTCGCATATTTGATCTGGGATTTAGCAGGCTATAGCGTTCTGCGCGACGTATTACATCTTATCGGTTACTAG
- a CDS encoding MFS transporter: MFQNPEILLGLYKPFSWLAQLTPPDGGVTTPAEAAFVFSGPRFFVALISGVILAFAVQLVLTNLSVAAGISYLGRQSDSDSGSSESGSVGGTIRKIGTAVGIWTLITVSIALFIASFLAVSLSLLSVDVGLGAVLGLVIWGAYFLLLVWVSSTTVGSLVGSVVNTATSGFQAIMGTATAAIGAKAVNQQVVQTAEAAAAAVRRELGSAIDPTTIRENLEDYIDMLRPPEIDTTKIRGEFERILRDPQLADLAGTDDLRNIDRQKFIDLVSSRTDLSKREVNKIADQLESVWREVVANQQPKRDRMDELIEYLKSVQPGQTRTDELNAKIDRLTEEMRSSKQADQRQADQADKATAGPVQQTLQTGINTLMGMVMGRADLSDLDVEKILRSLLTARDKVTEGVDKVATQTGMKSAEVPYTTIRADVENYLLNTYTWQLSQDRMDREFRDILYDPAADPQAVRQQIEQLSRNDFARLLQQKGMLTQAQIQTIADRLELIRQDVLTTVRGIEEREAVQELQHRVESYLLTTSKADLTPEGIERDFKPLLEDSDADYETLGLRLARWDRDSLRQVLLQRNDITPEEVEPILDRLEAQREKVLVESKGLADQAKYQAETLWLNLESYLRNTGRDELNPYAIEAELKTLLEDPQAGMAALRARLSRFDRETLVQLLNQRQDLSEEQVNQVINQVEGSWHNVRVAPQVLVGKAKEQYDSVTNAIADYLRNTGREELNPEGIQRDFQRLFANPKEGSAALRRRLSHVDRETLVKLLSQRRDLSEEQVNQIVDQMQTSIRDIIKAPRRLATRTQQRVQNFQTYLEEYLRHTGKDELNPEGIKRDLSLLLRDPKVGIESLSDRLSHFDRETLIDLLKMRGDMSDAEAARTVDQVLAVRDNFVDQVRAIQRRIQDAIDSVFERIRSYLNSLDRPELNYDGIQRDMRKLFDDPQAGFDALRGRLSSFNRDTYVAILSSREDISEADANRIIDRIESARNNVLQRAERIQHEAQKRLEQVKEQAEKQAEETRKAAASAAWWLFGTATVSAFFAALAGAIAVAI, from the coding sequence ATGTTTCAGAATCCAGAAATTTTACTGGGACTATATAAACCTTTCTCCTGGCTGGCACAGTTAACTCCACCAGATGGGGGTGTGACGACACCAGCGGAGGCGGCGTTTGTATTTTCAGGTCCGAGATTTTTCGTTGCTTTAATATCGGGAGTAATTCTTGCCTTTGCCGTACAACTTGTATTAACAAACCTCTCTGTGGCTGCTGGGATTTCCTATTTAGGACGGCAATCAGACTCAGATTCAGGGAGCAGTGAATCTGGGAGTGTGGGGGGAACGATCCGCAAAATTGGTACGGCAGTAGGTATTTGGACGTTAATAACTGTCAGCATTGCTTTATTCATCGCTAGCTTTCTTGCGGTTAGTTTAAGCCTGCTGAGCGTAGATGTAGGACTGGGAGCAGTTCTCGGTCTAGTGATTTGGGGAGCTTACTTTTTACTGCTGGTGTGGGTTAGTTCCACCACAGTTGGTTCCTTGGTTGGTTCCGTCGTGAATACGGCAACCTCTGGTTTTCAAGCAATTATGGGAACGGCTACCGCTGCGATCGGAGCAAAAGCTGTCAATCAGCAAGTCGTACAGACAGCAGAAGCGGCAGCTGCGGCAGTACGGCGAGAACTAGGTAGCGCGATCGACCCGACCACAATTCGCGAGAACCTGGAAGATTATATAGACATGCTGCGTCCGCCAGAGATAGACACGACAAAGATCAGAGGAGAATTTGAGAGAATTCTACGCGATCCGCAACTGGCAGATCTTGCCGGAACCGATGACTTGCGGAATATCGATCGCCAGAAGTTTATCGATCTCGTCAGCAGCCGTACCGATTTATCGAAACGCGAAGTCAATAAAATTGCCGATCAGTTAGAAAGCGTCTGGCGGGAGGTGGTGGCGAACCAACAACCCAAACGAGATCGCATGGATGAGTTGATCGAATACCTCAAGTCCGTGCAGCCTGGACAAACTAGAACGGACGAGTTGAACGCCAAGATTGATCGACTCACAGAAGAAATGCGATCGTCTAAGCAAGCCGACCAAAGACAAGCAGACCAAGCCGACAAAGCCACCGCAGGTCCAGTACAGCAAACGCTGCAAACGGGAATCAACACCCTGATGGGAATGGTGATGGGACGTGCCGATCTATCAGATTTAGATGTGGAGAAGATCTTGCGATCGCTCCTCACGGCAAGAGATAAAGTCACCGAGGGAGTAGATAAGGTCGCCACTCAAACAGGAATGAAATCTGCGGAAGTTCCCTACACGACCATTAGGGCGGATGTAGAAAACTACCTGCTCAACACTTATACTTGGCAATTAAGTCAAGACAGGATGGATCGGGAATTCCGCGACATTCTCTACGATCCGGCAGCCGATCCACAAGCAGTCAGGCAACAGATCGAGCAACTTTCTCGTAATGATTTTGCCCGATTGCTGCAACAAAAGGGAATGCTGACCCAAGCTCAAATTCAAACTATAGCCGATCGCTTGGAACTGATTCGTCAAGATGTCTTGACCACAGTGAGAGGTATTGAAGAAAGGGAAGCAGTTCAAGAACTCCAACACCGTGTAGAAAGTTATCTACTGACAACGAGTAAAGCAGACTTAACTCCAGAAGGAATTGAGCGCGACTTCAAACCTTTATTAGAAGACTCGGATGCCGATTACGAAACTCTCGGTCTGCGTCTAGCTAGGTGGGATCGGGACTCGTTGCGACAAGTGCTATTGCAACGTAACGATATTACCCCAGAAGAGGTAGAGCCAATTTTAGATCGGTTGGAGGCACAGCGCGAAAAAGTCTTAGTTGAGTCTAAAGGACTGGCAGACCAGGCAAAATATCAAGCTGAAACCCTGTGGCTGAATTTGGAATCTTACCTACGTAACACTGGCAGAGATGAATTGAATCCCTACGCAATTGAGGCTGAACTTAAAACTTTACTAGAAGATCCGCAAGCGGGGATGGCAGCGCTAAGGGCACGGTTGTCTCGCTTCGATCGCGAAACCCTGGTACAACTGTTAAATCAGCGCCAAGACTTGAGCGAAGAACAGGTCAACCAAGTTATTAACCAAGTTGAGGGGTCTTGGCACAACGTGCGGGTTGCACCGCAAGTTTTGGTGGGTAAAGCGAAGGAACAATACGACTCGGTGACGAATGCGATCGCCGATTACCTGCGCAACACTGGTAGAGAAGAGTTGAATCCAGAAGGAATTCAGCGCGACTTTCAGCGCTTGTTTGCCAATCCGAAAGAGGGATCGGCTGCCCTCAGAAGGCGCTTGTCTCACGTAGATCGAGAAACCCTGGTGAAGTTATTGAGCCAGCGGCGCGACTTGAGCGAGGAGCAAGTCAACCAAATTGTCGATCAAATGCAAACTTCGATTCGGGATATTATCAAAGCGCCCCGTCGTCTGGCAACCCGCACGCAACAAAGAGTCCAGAATTTCCAAACCTATTTGGAAGAGTATTTGCGTCACACAGGTAAGGACGAACTTAACCCAGAAGGCATTAAGCGGGATCTGTCTTTGTTGTTACGCGATCCGAAAGTGGGAATTGAGAGTTTGAGCGATCGCTTGTCTCACTTCGATCGCGAGACTTTAATTGACTTGTTGAAGATGCGGGGAGATATGTCCGATGCGGAAGCAGCTAGAACTGTCGATCAGGTATTAGCTGTACGCGATAATTTTGTCGATCAGGTACGAGCAATTCAACGGCGGATTCAAGATGCGATCGACAGCGTATTCGAGCGCATTCGCAGCTATCTCAATTCGCTCGATCGCCCAGAGTTGAATTACGACGGCATTCAGCGGGATATGCGCAAGTTATTTGACGACCCGCAAGCTGGGTTTGATGCTTTGCGCGGACGGCTATCTTCGTTTAATCGAGATACTTATGTAGCAATTTTGAGTTCTCGCGAGGATATTTCGGAGGCGGATGCGAATCGAATTATCGATCGAATTGAGTCGGCGCGTAACAACGTGCTGCAAAGAGCAGAACGCATTCAGCACGAAGCACAGAAGCGATTGGAGCAAGTCAAAGAACAGGCAGAAAAGCAAGCGGAAGAGACGCGCAAGGCGGCGGCTTCAGCTGCTTGGTGGTTGTTTGGTACGGCAACAGTTTCGGCATTCTTTGCTGCTTTAGCAGGTGCGATCGCTGTAGCGATTTAA
- the mnmH gene encoding tRNA 2-selenouridine(34) synthase MnmH, with the protein MPPSPIYTQQPWTETYSEIIDVRSPSEYAEDRIPSAINLPVLDDTERAEVGTIYKQINPFNARKIGAALVAKNISQHLQQHFADKDKDYRPLVYCWRGGQRSNSMAAVLAQIGWRVTVLEGGYKTYRAYVGQQLEQLPTQFTYKVLCGFTGSGKTLILRRLQQRGIQVLDLEAIANHRGSLLGEEWQPQPTPQPSQKYFESLLLQQLQKFNRDRVVWIESESNKIGKIYLPLPLWQKMKQSQCIEIQLPMDSRVAFLLREYSYLETQNEFLKTKLEKLKSRYGKQKLNYWFQLIDAEKREDIVKELLLFHYDPTYSCSIKRDYANVEKSLFMSDVSDINIEHVLNNLISL; encoded by the coding sequence ATGCCACCTTCTCCGATTTATACCCAGCAACCCTGGACAGAAACCTACAGCGAAATTATTGATGTCCGTTCCCCGAGCGAGTATGCAGAGGATCGTATTCCTAGTGCTATTAATCTTCCAGTACTAGATGATACCGAACGTGCTGAAGTGGGGACGATTTACAAACAAATCAATCCTTTCAATGCGCGTAAAATTGGTGCAGCACTGGTAGCTAAAAATATTTCTCAGCATCTCCAACAGCATTTTGCCGATAAAGACAAAGATTACCGTCCGTTAGTCTATTGCTGGCGCGGCGGACAACGTTCTAATAGTATGGCTGCGGTGCTAGCACAAATTGGTTGGCGAGTCACCGTCTTGGAAGGTGGGTATAAAACTTATCGCGCCTACGTGGGGCAACAGTTAGAACAACTCCCAACTCAATTTACCTATAAAGTCTTATGCGGTTTTACAGGTAGCGGTAAAACTCTGATTTTACGTAGGTTACAACAGCGCGGCATACAAGTTTTAGATTTAGAGGCGATCGCCAACCATCGCGGTTCTTTGCTTGGTGAAGAATGGCAGCCACAACCAACTCCCCAACCTTCACAGAAGTACTTTGAATCATTGCTTTTACAGCAATTACAAAAATTTAATCGCGATCGAGTTGTATGGATAGAATCAGAAAGTAACAAAATTGGAAAAATTTATTTACCTCTACCTCTATGGCAGAAAATGAAGCAATCTCAGTGTATAGAAATTCAGCTACCTATGGATAGTAGAGTTGCATTTCTTTTAAGAGAATATTCCTATTTAGAAACTCAGAATGAGTTTCTAAAAACTAAACTAGAAAAATTAAAATCTAGATATGGAAAACAAAAACTAAATTATTGGTTTCAGTTAATCGATGCTGAGAAAAGAGAAGATATCGTTAAAGAACTACTCCTTTTTCACTACGATCCAACTTATTCTTGCTCTATAAAAAGAGATTATGCCAACGTAGAAAAATCTTTGTTCATGTCAGATGTATCAGATATCAATATCGAGCATGTTCTAAATAATTTGATCTCACTATAG
- a CDS encoding aldo/keto reductase, whose product MTDKTTRRNFLLTGAAVAGGIIGSTALQQNQTDSAQSTAQNTATKSTAKMPERVLGRTEVKVPIFGLGGAGQTPLSWEGKEGDAIAIIEKAIALGIRYFDTAANYGPSEDYFGKVLPSHRKNIFLASKTDARDRDGAWRELERSLKRLNTDRLDLWQMHHVSFTEDLETIFGKNGAIQAVEEAKAQKLIRFVGITGHHDPNIIAEGLRRYSFDATLIPVNAADKHHPRPFLPVVLPVAREKNVGVIAMKVPAYGRLFKPGGLDGMNQALGYAMSQPGVHCCVVAAETIAQLENNVKVAQAFQPLSQQELAVIEQRTAAIWEDNTFFRAWT is encoded by the coding sequence ATGACAGATAAGACCACTCGGCGCAATTTTCTGCTTACTGGTGCGGCTGTAGCAGGTGGAATTATTGGTAGCACGGCGTTACAACAAAATCAAACTGATAGCGCTCAGTCTACGGCACAAAATACAGCGACTAAATCGACAGCCAAGATGCCAGAAAGGGTACTGGGACGCACAGAGGTTAAAGTTCCAATTTTCGGCTTAGGCGGAGCAGGACAAACGCCTCTATCTTGGGAGGGAAAAGAAGGGGATGCAATCGCAATAATTGAAAAAGCGATCGCGCTTGGGATTCGTTATTTTGATACTGCGGCAAATTACGGTCCGAGTGAAGATTATTTTGGTAAAGTTTTACCATCTCACCGGAAAAATATATTTCTTGCTAGTAAAACAGATGCTAGAGATCGAGATGGTGCATGGCGCGAATTAGAGCGATCGCTCAAACGGCTCAATACAGATCGATTAGATTTATGGCAAATGCATCATGTCTCTTTTACTGAAGATTTAGAGACTATTTTCGGCAAAAATGGGGCAATTCAAGCTGTCGAAGAAGCAAAAGCCCAAAAACTCATTCGCTTTGTGGGAATTACCGGACACCACGATCCTAATATTATTGCTGAAGGTTTGCGCCGCTATTCATTTGACGCGACGCTAATTCCCGTCAACGCAGCAGATAAACACCATCCACGTCCCTTTCTCCCTGTGGTTCTACCAGTTGCAAGGGAGAAAAATGTTGGTGTAATTGCAATGAAAGTTCCAGCTTACGGTCGCTTGTTCAAACCTGGCGGGTTAGATGGGATGAATCAAGCATTAGGATATGCTATGTCTCAACCAGGAGTGCATTGTTGTGTTGTAGCAGCAGAAACGATCGCTCAATTAGAAAATAATGTTAAAGTAGCTCAAGCTTTTCAACCTTTATCTCAACAGGAATTAGCGGTGATCGAGCAACGCACTGCTGCTATTTGGGAGGATAATACCTTCTTTCGAGCATGGACGTAA
- the prfC gene encoding peptide chain release factor 3, with the protein MISNDLQADLQTEVERRRNFAIISHPDAGKTTLTEKLLLYGGAIHEAGAVKARRAQRKATSDWMAMEQQRGISITSTVLQFEYHNAQINLLDTPGHQDFSEDTYRTLAAADNAVMLIDAAKGLEPQTRKLFEVCKLRSLPIFTFVNKLDRPGREPLSLLDEIEKELGLQTYAVNWPIGMGDRFKGLFDRRTQEIHLFERTAHGSKAAADTIVNLGDPRIEQLLEQDLYYQLKEDIELLEEAGSELDLDLVHQGKMTPVFFGSAMTNFGVELFLNAFLDYALKPYARVSSMGEIAPSYPEFSGFVFKLQANMDPKHRDRVAFIRVCTGKFEKDMTVNHARTGKTIRLSRPQKLFAQDRESIDVAYPGDVIGLNNPGMFAIGDTIYTGQKLEYEGIPSFSPELYAVMRNPNPSKFKQFQKGVSELREEGAVQIMYSVDESKRDPILAAVGQLQFEVVQFRLQNEYGVETLLDLLPYTVTRWVVDGWEALEKVGRIFNTMTVKDSLNRPVLLFRNEWNCQQLEADHPDLKLSKIAPLTSVSASDRNGE; encoded by the coding sequence ATGATCTCCAACGACCTACAAGCAGATTTACAAACAGAGGTGGAGCGGCGACGCAATTTCGCCATCATTTCTCACCCAGACGCAGGTAAAACTACACTAACAGAAAAGTTATTGCTGTACGGGGGAGCAATTCACGAAGCAGGAGCCGTCAAAGCGCGACGAGCGCAACGCAAGGCAACTTCTGACTGGATGGCAATGGAGCAGCAGCGGGGAATTTCCATCACCTCAACAGTCTTGCAGTTTGAATATCACAACGCTCAGATCAACTTGCTAGATACGCCAGGACACCAAGACTTTAGCGAAGACACCTATCGTACCCTGGCAGCGGCAGATAATGCGGTGATGTTGATCGACGCTGCGAAAGGCTTGGAACCGCAGACGCGCAAATTATTTGAAGTCTGTAAACTGCGATCGCTGCCCATTTTTACATTTGTGAATAAACTCGACCGTCCTGGGAGAGAACCACTATCGCTGTTGGATGAAATTGAGAAAGAATTAGGGTTGCAGACTTACGCGGTCAATTGGCCTATTGGTATGGGCGATCGCTTTAAGGGACTTTTCGACCGTCGCACGCAGGAGATCCACTTATTTGAACGGACGGCTCACGGTAGCAAAGCGGCGGCAGATACGATAGTTAATTTGGGCGATCCGCGCATCGAGCAGTTGTTGGAACAAGACCTTTACTACCAACTGAAAGAGGATATAGAACTTTTAGAAGAAGCGGGATCGGAACTAGATTTAGATCTCGTCCACCAAGGCAAAATGACTCCGGTATTCTTTGGTAGCGCCATGACAAATTTTGGCGTGGAGTTGTTTTTAAATGCCTTTTTGGACTACGCCCTCAAACCCTATGCCCGTGTTAGCAGTATGGGTGAAATCGCTCCTTCCTATCCAGAATTTTCGGGTTTCGTGTTCAAACTTCAGGCAAATATGGACCCGAAACACCGCGATCGCGTGGCGTTTATTCGCGTCTGTACGGGTAAATTTGAAAAAGATATGACGGTGAACCATGCCCGTACTGGTAAAACGATCCGTTTGTCAAGACCCCAAAAATTATTTGCCCAAGACCGCGAATCAATTGATGTAGCCTATCCCGGCGATGTGATTGGTTTGAATAATCCAGGCATGTTTGCGATCGGCGATACGATTTACACGGGACAAAAGCTAGAGTACGAAGGCATTCCTTCTTTCTCTCCCGAGCTGTATGCCGTGATGAGAAACCCCAACCCTTCTAAATTTAAGCAATTTCAAAAAGGCGTGTCCGAGTTGCGAGAAGAAGGCGCAGTCCAAATTATGTATTCAGTGGATGAATCCAAGCGCGACCCAATTTTAGCAGCAGTTGGACAGTTGCAATTTGAAGTGGTACAGTTCCGCTTGCAAAACGAATATGGAGTTGAGACGCTACTAGACCTATTGCCTTATACCGTCACTCGTTGGGTAGTTGATGGTTGGGAAGCTTTGGAAAAAGTAGGGCGTATCTTCAATACCATGACAGTGAAAGATTCCCTCAATCGTCCCGTTTTGCTATTCCGTAACGAATGGAATTGCCAGCAACTCGAAGCGGATCATCCAGATTTGAAGTTGAGTAAAATTGCTCCCTTAACTTCTGTGAGTGCAAGCGATCGCAACGGAGAATAG
- a CDS encoding DUF4870 domain-containing protein codes for MYDPDKRKLLSAISHGAIFFSTTLVSVGIPIAVLFVSDDPIVKENAKEAINFHLNVWFWALVIGVLVTISFGLLFPLAGLGFLIHWGLTILAIVKVLSHPDESFRYPFIVRLL; via the coding sequence ATGTACGACCCTGACAAGCGGAAACTGCTATCGGCAATTAGCCACGGAGCGATCTTTTTCAGTACCACTCTGGTATCTGTTGGTATCCCCATCGCTGTCTTGTTTGTCTCCGACGATCCAATCGTCAAGGAAAACGCCAAAGAAGCGATTAATTTTCACTTAAATGTCTGGTTTTGGGCATTAGTTATTGGCGTACTAGTAACAATCAGTTTTGGTTTGTTATTTCCTTTGGCAGGACTGGGATTTTTAATTCATTGGGGATTAACTATTCTGGCGATCGTCAAAGTCTTGAGTCATCCTGACGAGTCTTTCCGCTACCCTTTTATCGTGCGATTGTTATAA
- a CDS encoding type II toxin-antitoxin system Phd/YefM family antitoxin gives MIIIQRRGNRDVASIDASELISLMETAYLLRSPQNAARLLNALEWSKSRDLQPIETKDTETAIADLKLELGIQEEKEG, from the coding sequence GTGATTATTATCCAGCGTCGTGGTAATCGAGATGTAGCCTCGATTGATGCATCTGAATTAATAAGCTTGATGGAAACAGCATATTTGCTGCGATCGCCCCAAAATGCAGCACGTTTATTAAATGCGCTGGAGTGGTCGAAGTCACGCGATCTGCAACCAATAGAAACTAAGGATACTGAAACTGCGATCGCTGATTTAAAACTAGAGTTAGGGATTCAGGAAGAAAAAGAAGGTTAA